A stretch of Brassica napus cultivar Da-Ae chromosome C6, Da-Ae, whole genome shotgun sequence DNA encodes these proteins:
- the LOC106404831 gene encoding heavy metal-associated isoprenylated plant protein 20 — protein MGALDSLSEYISDYFHVSRKRRKRKVKQTVNIKVKMDCDGCERRVKNAVSSMKGVETVELNRKIHKVTVSGYVEPKKVLKRVERTGKKAEMWPYVPYNVVAYPYAVGVYDKKAPAGYVRKSEQSQPLPGAPDDVIMSLFSDENPNACTVM, from the exons ATGGGAGCTCTTGATTCTCTCTCTGAATACATCTCCGACTACTTCCACGTCTCCCGAAAAAGAAGGAAGCGTAAAGTCAAGCAG ACGGTGAATATAAAGGTGAAGATGGACTGCGACGGCTGCGAACGCAGAGTCAAGAACGCTGTTTCCTCCATGAAAG GGGTTGAAACGGTGGAGCTGAACAGGAAGATACACAAAGTGACGGTGAGTGGGTACGTGGAGCCGAAGAAGGTGTTGAAGAGAGTCGAAAGGACAGGGAAAAAGGCGGAGATGTGGCCGTACGTTCCTTACAACGTGGTGGCATATCCATATGCAGTCGGAGTTTACGACAAAAAAGCTCCGGCCGGTTATGTGAGGAAGTCTGAGCAGTCTCAGCCGTTGCCTGGAGCTCCAGACGACGTGATCATGTCTCTTTTTAGCGACGAGAACCCCAACGCTTGCACCGTTATGTAA
- the LOC106406180 gene encoding beta-glucuronosyltransferase GlcAT14A produces the protein MGAEKKWLFTLFSVVFLSVFLLLLLYSLSAFTSKPFPSPIRHGPHHPPAFAYYITGGCGDGDRIFRLLLAVYHPRNRYLLHLGAEATEAERLSLLSRLKTVPAVNAFGNVDVLGKVDRLSDNGASKTASTLHAVSILLKLGRSWNWFIELSALDYPLITQDDLSHVFASVNRSINFIDHTSDLSWKESQRIKPIVVDPALYLARRTQLFTATEKRPTPDAFKVFTGSPWIVLSRSFLEYCIFGWDNLPRTLLMYFNNVILSEECYFHTVICNAPEFSNTTVNGDLRYMIWDSPPKMEPHFLSVSDYDEMAQSGAAFARQFKKDDPVLDMVDREILKRGRFRVTPGAWCARRHSSWWTDPCSEWGDVNVVKGGPQAKKLDETVTNFLDDLSSETNQCK, from the exons ATGGGAGCTGAGAAGAAATGGCTATTCACTCTCTTCTCTGTAGTCTTCCTCTCCGTCTTCCTCCTCTTACTACTCTACTCTCTCTCTGCTTTCACCTCTAAGCCTTTCCCTTCCCCTATCCGTCACGGCCCTCATCACCCGCCAGCTTTCGCTTACTACATAACCGGAGGTTGTGGAGACGGCGACCGGATCTTTCGGTTGCTCCTCGCGGTTTACCACCCTAGGAACCGGTACCTTCTCCATCTCGGCGCTGAAGCTACCGAAGCAGAGAGgctctctcttctctcccgCTTGAAAACTGTTCCTGCAGTGAACGCCTTTGGGAATGTTGATGTGTTGGGGAAAGTTGATCGTCTCTCTGACAACGGTGCTTCTAAAACGGCTTCCACTCTCCACGCCGTGTCTATCTTGTTGAAGCTTGGTCGCTCTTGGAACTGGTTCATTGAGCTTAGCGCGTTGGATTACCCCCTCATTACTCAAGACG ACCTGTCTCATGTGTTTGCCTCGGTGAACAGAAGCATCAACTTCATTGATCATACTAGTGATCTTTCTTGGAAAGA ATCTCAGAGAATCAAGCCTATTGTTGTGGATCCAGCACTATACTTAGCCAGAAGAACACAGCTCTTCACTGCTACTGAGAAACGTCCAACACCAGATGCTTTCAAAGTCTTTACAG GCTCGCCGTGGATCGTACTGAGCAGATCTTTCTTGGAGTATTGCATCTTCGGTTGGGACAATCTACCAAGAACCCTCCTCATGTACTTCAACAACGTGATCCTCTCTGAAGAATGCTACTTCCACACCGTTATCTGCAACGCTCCCGAGTTTAGTAACACGACAGTCAACGGTGACTTGCGTTACATGATATGGGACAGTCCGCCAAAGATGGAGCCACACTTCCTCAGCGTATCGGATTACGATGAGATGGCTCAGAGCGGAGCAGCTTTCGCCAGGCAGTTCAAGAAAGACGATCCGGTTTTGGACATGGTTGACAGAGAGATCTTGAAACGGGGACGTTTCAGGGTGACTCCTGGAGCTTGGTGCGCGAGGAGGCATAGTAGCTGGTGGACAGATCCGTGTTCGGAGTGGGGTGATGTTAACGTTGTTAAAGGTGGACCTCAGGCTAAGAAGCTGGATGAGACGGTAACGAATTTTCTTGATGATTTGAGTTCAGAAACTAATCAGTGcaagtga
- the LOC106406181 gene encoding ELL-associated factor 1, protein MSNHSRDEPSTAPKTDQWYDLVLGSSAKDDSSHKFCTLRYEFKPASIDKKRSGTLHKKKDNRVSVEFQNNQPGKPKVTFEGSSEDYKDNDAVLFFDGEKFRLERLHRAVKQLRHLRTPGESAAAVPAGSSSQSAVAPPVEHRVSPPVGRAAKSPHVNRSLHPDMPVEVERIEIGKRENSAEPAIPRNNTPSISPVDDVNNEDGEEEHHDIDLVDIFGSFTPEKDNAEKDNADVGGEYEETLNKQLSITEEEIADVDDDSGGEGEKGLNAAEALRAQVNAEVQQKRESSSSSSSSGSSSGSDSDGRSKSVSSGSGQSSSGSSSRGGSGGSDDEDEVNSV, encoded by the exons ATGTCGAATCACTCCAGAGACGAACCAAGCACCGCCCCGAAAACAGATCAATGGTACGATCTCGTCCTGGGCTCCTCCGCTAAAGACGACTCCTCTCATAAATTCTGCACCTTGCGAT ATGAGTTCAAACCTGCTTCTATTGATAAGAAGAGGTCAGGGACTCTGCACAAGAAGAAGGATAACAGAGTCTCCGTTGAGTTTCAGAACAACCAGCCTGGTAAACCTAAGGTGACGTTTGAAGGTAGTAGTGAGGATTATAAGGATAATGACGCCGTGCTGTTTTTCGATGGGGAGAAGTTTCGTTTGGAGAGGCTGCATAGGGCTGTGAAGCAGCTGAGGCATCTCAGGACGCCTGGTGAATCTGCTGCCGCGGTGCCGGCGGGGTCTTCTTCTCAGTCTGCAGTGGCTCCTCCTGTGGAGCATCGGGTGTCTCCTCCTGTTGGTCGTGCTGCTAAGTCTCCTCATGTTAATAGAAGCTTGCACCCAGATATGCCT GTTGAAGTTGAAAGAATCGAAATTGGGAAGCGAGAGAACTCAG CCGAACCTGCCATCCCTAGAAACAATACACCTTCGATCTCACCAGTTGATGATGTCAACAACGAAGACGGAGAAGAAGAGCATCACGACATTGATCTGGTTGACATATTCGGCTCATTTACACCAGAGAAGGACAACGCAGAGAAAGACAACGCTGACGTTGGTGGAGAATACGAGGAAACTTTAAACAAACAGCTTAGCATCACGGAAGAGGAGATTGCAGATGTGGACGACGACAGCGGCGGCGAAGGAGAGAAGGGTCTGAACGCAGCGGAAGCGCTTAGAGCGCAAGTAAACGCAGAGGTGCAGCAAAAACGCGAAAGCTCAAGCTCAAGCAGTAGCAGTGGgagcagcagcgggagcgacaGTGATGGTAGGAGCAAAAGCGTGAGCAGCGGAAGTGGTCAGAGTAGCAGCGGAAGCAGTAGCCGTGGAGGAAGTGGAGGGAGTGACGATGAAGATGAAGTCAACTCCGTGTAA
- the BNAC06G32240D gene encoding protein PIN-LIKES 2 has translation MSGNSVSSRVEDILSGIVPLMKLISLTVIGLLLAHPKTQLVPRATFRLLSKLVFALFLPCLIFTELGESITLDNILRWWFIPVNVLLSTIIGSFIGYIVVLICRPPPEFTRVTIVMTAFGNTGNLLLAIVSSVCHSKNNPFGSGCHSRGVSYVSFAQWVAVILVYTVVYHMMEPPLEYYEVVEDEGGVEIEEIAVANSNDVSRPLLVEAEWPGIEEKETEHCKTPFIARVFNSISSYSQTSFPEVVDLMGETGGESSSPRSLQCLAEPRVIRRMRVVAEQTPVKHILQPPTIASLLAIVVGSVPQLKNIVFGYEAPLSFITDSLNIMASAMVPSVMLVLGGMLSEGPRESTLGLRTTVGITVARLLVLPLVGIGIVMSADKLGLISPDPMFKFVLLLQYSTPSAILLGAIASLRGYAVREASALLFWQHVFALLSLTFYIIVFFKLTVDNVQGVP, from the coding sequence ATGTCTGGGAACAGTGTTAGCTCTAGGGTTGAGGATATCCTCAGTGGTATCGTCCCTCTGATGAAACTCATCTCCTTAACCGTGATCGGTCTCCTTCTCGCTCACCCTAAAACACAACTAGTCCCGAGAGCCACCTTTCGCCTCTTAAGCAAACTCGTCTTCGCTCTGTTCCTACCTTGCTTGATCTTCACCGAGCTAGGAGAAAGCATCACCTTAGACAACATCCTCCGCTGGTGGTTTATTCCGGTTAACGTCCTCCTCAGCACAATCATAGGCTCCTTTATAGGATACATAGTCGTTCTCATATGCCGACCTCCTCCAGAGTTCACCAGAGTCACAATCGTCATGACCGCCTTCGGCAACACGGGGAACCTCTTGCTAGCGATTGTCAGCTCCGTGTGTCACTCCAAGAACAACCCGTTCGGGTCGGGTTGTCACTCGAGAGGAGTTTCTTATGTCTCGTTTGCGCAGTGGGTGGCTGTGATACTTGTGTACACCGTTGTGTATCACATGATGGAGCCGCCTCTGGAGTATTACGAGGTTGTTGAGGATGAAGGTGGGGTTGAGATTGAGGAGATCGCCGTGGCTAATTCTAATGATGTTAGTAGACCTCTTCTGGTCGAAGCTGAGTGGCCAGGGATCGAGGAGAAAGAGACTGAACATTGCAAGACACCGTTCATTGCGAGAGTCTTTAATAGCATCTCGAGTTACTCGCAGACTTCTTTCCCTGAAGTTGTTGATCTCATGGGTGAGACAGGAGGTGAGAGTTCCAGCCCGAGGTCGCTTCAGTGCTTAGCTGAGCCGAGAGTTATCAGGAGGATGAGAGTCGTGGCTGAACAGACTCCGGTTAAACACATACTCCAACCACCAACGATAGCTTCTTTACTAGCCATCGTTGTTGGATCAGTACCTCAGCTGAAGAACATTGTCTTCGGGTACGAAGCTCCGCTCTCTTTTATCACAGATAGTTTGAATATTATGGCGAGTGCGATGGTTCCTTCTGTGATGCTTGTTCTCGGTGGTATGCTCTCCGAGGGACCGAGAGAATCAACTCTTGGGCTACGTACCACGGTCGGTATAACCGTTGCGAGACTCCTTGTGCTTCCTCTAGTTGGGATAGGGATTGTGATGTCAGCTGATAAGCTTGGTCTTATCTCCCCTGATCCGATGTTTAAGTTCGTGCTTCTATTGCAGTATTCGACTCCGAGTGCTATTTTGCTTGGAGCTATAGCGAGTCTGAGGGGTTATGCGGTTAGAGAGGCCTCTGCGCTTCTGTTTTGGCAGCATGTCTTTGCGTTGCTGTCTCTTACGTTCTATATTATTGTCTTCTTCAAGCTCACCGTTGATAATGTCCAAGGTGTCCCATAA